One Parashewanella spongiae genomic window, TCAATATCAAAAGCAGGTAAAAGCCCAAAGGGGCAGCAAAGATATTTATGCACCAACACTGAGTGCCCGAAAAAAACATTTCTACTTCATTATGTTAAGCGTGCTTGGGAAGATGGGGTAAAAGAAACAGCCATTGACATGGTACTTAATGGTAGCGGAATAAGGGATACAGGTAGAGTGTTAAATATACACAAGAATACAGTGATAAAGGCAATAAAAAAAAGAAAAGAGCATTGTTCACGTAAATCCTAATTACACTCAAAGAGATAACAACTCAAATATTGAAATAGACATAGAGTTAGTGTGCTATGAAGCTGAGATAGATGAACAATGGTCATTTGTCGGAAAGAAAAGCAACCAGAGATGGATGTGGCATGCCATAGACCATAGTTCAAATACAGTCATTGCTTACGTCTTGGGGAAAAGAACAGACAAGGCTTTCAAAGAGTTACAGACATTGCTCGAGCCACTAGGCATAAAGAAATATTATACCGATGACTGGGGTGCATATCAGCGTAATCTGCCACCTGAAAAACATGAAATAGGTAAAACTAACACTCAGAAAATTGAAAGAAAGAATCTCAATTTCAGGACTTGGAATAAAAGATTAGCACGGAAAACAATTTGTTTTTCAAAGTTAGAAAGTATGCACGATATTGTAATTGGGTTGTTGCTCAATAGGGTTGAGTTTGGCATAGATATTCATGCTACTCGCTAAATTGACCCGCTACCAATTTTTGAAGATACCATGTCAGACATTAGGGTCTGTTGATCTTTCAGGATTAAATTTTGTGCTATTTGAGCATTTATCTGTTCAACCTAGAAACATCAGTTGACCGCGTTCTCAAGCGTAGAAAAAATGGCTGATAGTAAGGCGTAGCTTGCAGCAAGTAGTTATTCTACTTGCAAAAGTTACAACGCAGGTAGCAGTCATTTTAGCAAGCTTGTGAGCGTAGAGCATTTCACTCATTGGGTGAAAAACATGATAATAAAATCATCGTATTGCTCAAACAGTTACTCGTATACTCAGCGTTCAACTGATGTTTTTAGGTTCAAGGCGTGAGCAGTGATGCTTAGCCATCTAAGGGATGTCGCAGTTCAAATAATACCAATTTAAATTTCAACGCTTAATTTGTCATACCTGCGAACGCAGGTATCCAGCGACTTGTGCCCAAATTAACCAAAGACTCTGGACTCCTGCGTTCGCAGGAGTGACGATAAAATTGGTATACATTCTTCCGCCACGTCCCTAAGCTAAGGAACTGTCCCAAAATAACTTTCGTGTTTACTTAATCTCGTAAGGTGGTTCAATATAAGCCTTCTCCCCCAGCTTTCTCTGAAATATCATGAACACCTACTCTTCTACCGTAAAGAAACAAATGTTACGATTTTACAAATCATTTAATCAACGAGATCGTAGACGATTTGCTGCCATTGAAGCCTTAAAACTTGGGCATGGAGGTATAGAGTACATTTCCAAGGTATTGAAATGTGACCCCAGAACTATAAGTCGTGGGATTCATGAGTTAGAAGATGAAGTAGAACTGAGCAATAAAGGGCAAAGAAAAAAGGGGAGGTAGAAAAAAGCTGACACAAACTTTTCCCAATTTAGATGATAATTTGCAGGCAATTCTAAAAAACCATACCGCTGGTGATCCTATGCGCCAAGATTTAAGGTGGACAAACGTGTCACGTAGACAAATATCTTGCAAGCTATACGCCAACGGAATACCCGCCAGTAAAAACCTCGTTTCAAGATTATTGCGTCAGCAGGGTTTTCACCGTCGTAAGGCTCAGAAAACCAAAACGATGAAACAACATGTCGATCGTAACGCCCAGTTTGAAAAACTGGCTCAACTGAAACAAGACTATCTTGATAAGGGAAACCCGTCCTGAGTATCGATACAAAAAAGAAAGAACAATTAGGTAATTACTTTCGTGATGGAGTCACAGATGCCGCTGAGCCGACAACCGTTAATGATCATGATTTTCCGAGTATTGGTCATGGTAAACTCATACCTCACGGCATC contains:
- a CDS encoding IS1 family transposase (programmed frameshift); this encodes MRHSVDVQCPHCQSTSISKAGKSPKGQQRYLCTNTECPKKTFLLHYVKRAWEDGVKETAIDMVLNGSGIRDTGRVLNIHKNTVIKAIKKREKSIVHVNPNYTQRDNNSNIEIDIELVCYEAEIDEQWSFVGKKSNQRWMWHAIDHSSNTVIAYVLGKRTDKAFKELQTLLEPLGIKKYYTDDWGAYQRNLPPEKHEIGKTNTQKIERKNLNFRTWNKRLARKTICFSKLESMHDIVIGLLLNRVEFGIDIHATR